A window of Ictidomys tridecemlineatus isolate mIctTri1 chromosome 1, mIctTri1.hap1, whole genome shotgun sequence contains these coding sequences:
- the LOC101973519 gene encoding interferon-inducible GTPase 1: MGQLFSATPNHAQHQALVPRFTSYFNNFEMGSIIISQKTFSLIVSLLQKGNIQEANSTIRYALKEIDNTQLDIAVTGESGAGKSSFINALRGVGHEEKDAAPVGVVEMTMERTAYKHPNFPNVRIWELPTIGATNLEPKDYLDKVKFREYDFFIIVSATRFKKIDLDLAKAIKTTKKNFYFVRTKVDSDLRNEEMSKPTTFDRQNVLQQIRENCVRNLKKNNIEEPQIFLISNNNLSEYDFPIMMDTLIKDLPAQKRHIFKFSLPNFMEADIERKRDSQMQYIWLEAFNAGVSAFTPFKIFFSNNEVEKLKASLNQYRVLFGVDDASLKTLAKHLQVPEEQLKEIIKSPTLLETEKEETIGEMLLRYLKNFFIHGGGPLGAALYYNKIYYLQIYLLDTVTDDAKVLLKAKYSGKQFKPKPHTAADHNRT; encoded by the coding sequence ATGGGTCAGTTGTTCTCTGCTACTCCTAATCATGCTCAACACCAAGCTTTGGTCCCTAGATTTACGTCATATTTTAACAACTTCGAGATGGGAAGCATAATCATCTCTCAAAAAACCTTCAGTTTGATAGTGTCACTCCTACAAAAAGGGAACATTCAGGAGGCAAATTCTACAATCAGGTATGCTTTAAAAGAAATTGACAATACCCAACTGGACATTGCTGTGACAGGGGAGTCTGGAGCAGGGAAGTCCAGTTTCATCAATGCCCTGAGAGGGGTTGGACATGAAGAAAAAGATGCAGCTCCTGTTGGGGTGGTGGAGATGACCATGGAGAGAACTGCATACAAACACCCAAACTTTCCCAATGTGAGAATCTGGGAGCTGCCTACAATTGGAGCCACTAATTTAGAGCCAAAAGATTATCTGGACAAAGTAAAATTTAGGGAGTATGACTTCTTCATTATTGTTTCTGCTACACGATTCAAGAAAATTGACCTAGACTTGGCCAAGGCAATCAAAACTACGAAGAAGAATTTCTACTTTGTAAGAACCAAGGTGGATTCTGATTTACGAAATGAAGAAATGTCTAAGCCAACTACCTTTGACAGACAAAACGTCCTGCAGCAGATCCGAGAGAACTGTGTGAGAAATCTGAAGAAGAATAACATTGAGGAACCACAGATATTCTTAATTTCCAACAACAATTTATCTGAGTATGATTTCCCAATCATGATGGACACCCTAATAAAGGATCTTCCTGCTCAAAAGCGCCacatttttaagttttccttGCCTAACTTTATGGAGGCAGACATTGAAAGGAAACGGGATTCTCAGATGCAGTATATCTGGCTAGAAGCCTTCAATGCTGGAGTATCTGCCTTCACACCTTTCAAGATCTTCTTCAGTAACAATGAAGTGGAGAAGCTGAAGGCAAGTTTAAACCAGTATCGAGTCCTTTTTGGAGTTGATGATGCATCCCTGAAAACTTTGGCTAAGCATTTGCAAGTGCCAGAAGAACAACTCAAAGAAATCATTAAATCTCCAACTTTGTTGGAAACTGAGAAGGAAGAAACAATAGGGGAAATGTTATTGAgatatttgaagaatttttttatacATGGTGGAGGCCCCCTTGGTGCAGCtctttactataataaaatatattatttgcaaatttaTCTCCTTGACACGGTAACCGATGATGCTAAAGTTCTCCTTAAAGCCAAATATTCAGGAAAACAGTTCAAACCCAAACCACACACAGCTGCTGACCACAACAGAACCTAA